A section of the Arachis duranensis cultivar V14167 unplaced genomic scaffold, aradu.V14167.gnm2.J7QH unplaced_Scaffold_112685, whole genome shotgun sequence genome encodes:
- the LOC107472471 gene encoding ribosomal protein S1, mitochondrial-like: MMSIYLSRSFPRSNSSLFLCSRKALQSEVLRLGEEFFLVDAGPGTPRICMKEEPTGVPINRATRFENKVGSLDLVASESLIKKRILERFFIDLVAGESLIKERAAARFNDKVGSTDVVAGEPLLLLPRRFRKNRAWMELNKIWRTNTKVKGFIIKRVKGGYSVAIAGFITFLPFRSHNKRKGKKRSNDRFTIASINPKRTNIVVLAADQTIDERKRDEKKKKFYSIPKRNLTSPDNTLSL; this comes from the coding sequence ATGATGAGCATCTATTTGAGTCGATCATTTCCAAGATCTAATTCCAGTTTATTCTTATGTAGTAGAAAGGCCTTACAATCTGAAGTTTTACGCTTAGGGGAAGAATTTTTCTTGGTGGATGCAGGACCTGGGACCCCCAGAATTTGTATGAAAGAAGAGCCTACAGGAGTGCCAATCAACCGAGCCACCAGGTTTGAGAATAAGGTGGGATCCCTGGATCTAGTGGCAAGTGAATCACTGATCAAAAAGAGGATTTTGGAGAGATTCTTCATCGATCTAGTGGCCGGCGAATCGCTGATCAAAGAGCGAGCAGCCGCCAGGTTTAATGATAAGGTGGGATCCACAGATGTAGTGGCTGGTGaaccgcttcttcttcttccacgaAGATTCAGAAAAAACCGAGCTTGGATGGAACTGAACAAGATTTGGCGAACGAATACAAAGGTAAAAGGCTTTATTATTAAGAGAGTCAAAGGAGGTTATTCAGTAGCCATCGCGGGTTTCATAACTTTTCTTCCATTCCGTTCTCACAACAAAAGGAAAGGGAAAAAGAGATCGAATGATCGATTCACCATTGCGAGCATTAACCCCAAAAGGACGAATATTGTGGTGTTAGCGGCAGATCAAACAATTGATGAGCGAAAACGtgacgaaaaaaaaaagaagttttATTCAATTCCGAAGCGAAACCTAACGTCTCCTGATAACACTCTATCCCTTTAa